One segment of Thermoanaerobacter kivui DNA contains the following:
- a CDS encoding cobyrinate a,c-diamide synthase translates to MCKAVMIAGTHSGVGKTTVSLGLMGVLSKRYKVQPFKVGPDYIDAAYHRYVTGNFSCNLDLYMLGEQNLKSLFYKNACNADISVIEGVMGMYDGVDTTKKGSSADIAKILDIPVILVVDASSMATSVSALIMGYMHYDREVKIAGVILNKVGSEKHYTLLKECIKRDLGIEVFGYLPKDAKLDLPERHLGLVPIYEMPEIKHKFDALCDHIEKYIDIEKILNVDAIECSNTFRDTTGKHHDLKRVIIGYAFDEAFNFYYREGLQVFEEMGAELVPFSPLTDYKLPDGISGLYIGGGFPEVFAEKLSKNEKMLKSVKDVIDAGMPVYAECGGFMYLTKSITDLEGNTFNMAGVYDFETVMTKRLQRFGYVEAEVIEDNILFRKGDKIKGHEFHHSIIKGFSQKASYVVHKPGKEEAWECGFMHKNCLATYVHINLYTYREAVKRFVGKCLQYQNLNAFQED, encoded by the coding sequence TTGTGTAAAGCTGTGATGATTGCAGGCACCCATTCAGGGGTAGGTAAAACTACTGTAAGCCTTGGTCTTATGGGAGTGCTATCAAAAAGATATAAAGTTCAGCCTTTTAAAGTAGGTCCAGATTATATAGATGCTGCGTATCACCGATATGTCACAGGGAATTTTTCCTGCAATCTGGATTTGTACATGTTGGGTGAACAAAACCTTAAATCGCTTTTTTACAAAAATGCCTGTAATGCTGATATTTCTGTAATTGAAGGCGTTATGGGGATGTACGATGGAGTTGATACTACAAAAAAGGGAAGCAGTGCTGATATTGCAAAGATTTTAGATATTCCTGTAATTTTAGTTGTGGATGCCTCTTCTATGGCGACAAGTGTATCAGCCTTAATAATGGGATATATGCACTACGACAGGGAAGTAAAAATTGCGGGGGTAATATTAAATAAAGTTGGAAGCGAAAAGCACTATACCCTTTTGAAAGAATGCATAAAAAGAGATTTGGGTATCGAGGTTTTTGGTTATCTTCCAAAGGATGCAAAATTAGATTTGCCAGAAAGGCACTTAGGCCTTGTACCGATATATGAGATGCCAGAAATTAAACACAAGTTTGATGCTCTATGTGATCATATTGAAAAATACATTGATATAGAAAAGATTCTCAATGTTGATGCGATTGAGTGTTCAAATACTTTTAGAGACACAACTGGGAAGCACCATGATTTAAAAAGGGTAATAATAGGGTATGCGTTTGATGAGGCTTTTAACTTTTATTACAGAGAGGGATTACAAGTTTTTGAAGAAATGGGTGCAGAGCTTGTACCCTTTAGTCCTCTTACGGATTATAAGCTGCCAGACGGAATATCGGGTTTATACATAGGAGGAGGGTTTCCAGAGGTTTTTGCAGAAAAACTAAGTAAAAACGAAAAAATGTTAAAGTCGGTTAAAGATGTAATAGATGCTGGTATGCCTGTATATGCAGAGTGTGGCGGCTTTATGTATCTCACAAAAAGCATAACAGATTTAGAGGGAAATACGTTTAACATGGCAGGTGTTTACGATTTTGAAACTGTTATGACAAAAAGGCTTCAGAGATTTGGCTATGTTGAGGCAGAAGTTATTGAAGATAACATCCTTTTTAGAAAAGGAGACAAAATAAAAGGACATGAGTTTCACCACTCAATAATAAAAGGTTTTTCACAGAAAGCCTCATACGTTGTGCATAAACCGGGAAAAGAAGAGGCTTGGGAATGTGGATTTATGCATAAAAATTGCCTCGCGACGTATGTTCACATAAATTTATACACATATAGAGAAGCTGTCAAGAGATTTGTTGGTAAATGCCTTCAATACCAAAACTTAAACGCTTTTCAGGAGGATTAA
- a CDS encoding FecCD family ABC transporter permease, whose product MKLKRGIYFVTAFLLLVFTMILSISAGVVKIPLQEILNIFLGGGNETSRTIILNLRLPRAIESAIVGMGLSVVGTFFQGLLRNPMADPYVLGISSGAAFGATIAIILGLGIFGLSFMAFVTSLMTVFFVYTISRTGTRVSMTTMLLAGIAISAFMSAIISLMMLLNHDEFSRIVFWTMGGFSLINWNHVAYSTPVILIGSFVMYVFSRDVNAILTGEEVAEHLGVNTELVKKIILVTGSLVTATAVSVGGIIGFVGLIVPHISRLIVGPDNRILVPFSAISGAIFLTFADLLARVILKPMEIPIGIITAAFGGPFFLYLLIKSKQKSEGM is encoded by the coding sequence GTGAAACTGAAAAGAGGTATATATTTTGTTACAGCTTTTTTGCTGCTTGTTTTCACAATGATTTTATCTATTTCTGCAGGGGTGGTAAAAATACCCCTGCAGGAAATTTTAAATATTTTTTTAGGCGGGGGAAATGAAACCTCTAGGACAATAATTCTTAATTTAAGACTTCCAAGAGCTATTGAATCTGCGATTGTAGGTATGGGACTTTCTGTTGTTGGAACATTTTTTCAAGGGCTTTTGAGAAATCCAATGGCAGACCCTTATGTTTTGGGGATATCTTCAGGAGCAGCTTTTGGCGCTACTATTGCGATAATATTAGGGCTTGGAATATTTGGACTGAGTTTTATGGCATTTGTTACTTCTTTAATGACTGTGTTTTTTGTGTACACTATCTCTAGAACTGGCACAAGAGTATCCATGACCACAATGTTGCTTGCGGGAATAGCCATAAGCGCTTTTATGTCTGCAATTATTTCTCTTATGATGCTTTTAAACCATGATGAGTTTTCGCGAATTGTTTTTTGGACTATGGGAGGATTTAGCCTCATAAATTGGAATCATGTGGCTTATTCTACTCCTGTTATATTGATTGGTTCTTTTGTTATGTATGTATTTTCAAGGGATGTAAATGCGATATTGACAGGAGAAGAGGTTGCAGAACATTTAGGTGTCAACACAGAATTGGTCAAAAAAATAATTCTTGTGACAGGGTCATTGGTTACTGCAACAGCGGTATCAGTCGGTGGAATTATAGGTTTTGTTGGTCTTATTGTGCCCCATATATCAAGGCTTATTGTAGGACCTGACAATAGAATTCTTGTACCTTTTAGTGCTATATCAGGAGCGATATTTTTAACTTTTGCAGACCTATTAGCACGAGTTATTTTAAAACCAATGGAAATTCCAATTGGGATAATTACTGCGGCATTTGGAGGACCATTCTTTTTGTATCTGTTAATAAAGAGCAAACAAAAAAGTGAAGGAATGTGA
- a CDS encoding ABC transporter substrate-binding protein has translation MRKFKGLLALLLVFVLAFSLTACSTNTATKPENTSQTATETVKSQFPLKITDFLGREVTIEKEPQRIVSLAPSITELIYALGAGNKVVGVTDFDNYPPEVKDVPKVGGFKGPNIEAITAQKPDIIFASTLSGKEQMESLEKMGIPVVMLEAKNIDQIYQSIKLIGQITGTEKKGEELIKEMQDKIKEINDKVKDLPKVSVFYLVSLDGNWTAGKGTFIDELINLAGGENVADDVNGWAQYSVEELVKKNPDVIIASSMGGKVNIEDIKKMAGYKDTNAVKNGKVFVVSNDDIISRASNRIVLGLEEIVKFLHPEAFK, from the coding sequence ATGAGAAAATTTAAAGGTTTACTTGCTTTATTGTTAGTATTTGTTTTAGCTTTTTCCCTTACAGCATGTTCAACAAACACTGCTACCAAACCAGAAAACACTTCTCAAACAGCAACTGAAACTGTTAAAAGTCAATTCCCTTTAAAGATTACTGATTTTTTGGGAAGAGAGGTAACTATTGAGAAAGAACCCCAAAGGATAGTTTCTCTTGCGCCTTCTATAACAGAGCTTATATATGCTTTAGGAGCAGGAAATAAAGTTGTGGGTGTTACAGACTTTGATAATTATCCACCTGAGGTTAAAGATGTGCCAAAAGTGGGAGGTTTTAAAGGACCAAATATAGAAGCGATTACTGCTCAGAAGCCTGATATAATATTTGCTTCCACTCTTTCAGGTAAAGAGCAAATGGAATCTTTAGAAAAGATGGGTATACCTGTTGTAATGCTGGAAGCTAAAAACATTGACCAGATATACCAGTCTATAAAATTGATAGGCCAAATAACAGGGACAGAGAAAAAAGGCGAAGAATTAATTAAAGAAATGCAAGACAAAATAAAAGAAATAAATGACAAAGTCAAAGACCTTCCGAAAGTCAGCGTATTTTATCTGGTCTCTCTTGACGGAAACTGGACAGCAGGTAAAGGCACATTTATTGATGAGCTTATAAACCTTGCAGGTGGGGAAAATGTTGCAGATGATGTAAACGGTTGGGCTCAGTACAGTGTGGAAGAATTAGTCAAGAAAAATCCTGATGTGATAATAGCCTCTTCAATGGGAGGTAAAGTAAATATAGAAGATATCAAAAAGATGGCAGGATACAAAGACACAAATGCTGTTAAAAACGGTAAGGTATTTGTGGTAAGCAATGATGACATAATATCAAGAGCTTCTAATAGAATTGTTTTAGGACTTGAAGAAATTGTAAAATTCTTACATCCGGAGGCATTTAAGTAA
- a CDS encoding cobyric acid synthase has translation MALKLMIQGTASSVGKSLLVAAFCRIFKQDGYRVAPFKSQNMALNSYITDEGLEMGRAQVMQAEAAGVKPSYHMNPILLKPSSDRMSQVILRGKVYKNMSATEYHKFKPELLKFIKEDFDILAKQSDIIVIEGAGSPAEINLRDRDIVNMGMAEMTNAPVLLVGDIDKGGVFASIAGTLLLLNEDERRRIEGVIINKFRGDIEILKPGLRMLEDIVHKKVLGVVPYVDVHVDEEDGATDRFYRTNAKGDVEIAVINLPHISNFTDFEPLAKIPGVKLRYVNKGERINDCDVVIIPGTKNTIGDLQVLKQYKLDEEIFELRKKGKFIVGICGGYQMLGKSIKDPNQIESSLKEIEGLGLLNIDTVIETEKTTTQVKAVVLDNLPQVLLSLRNIIVEGYEIHMGKSRIFEDSKPFSVITYRNGEKIEVYDGCVSDDGKVFGTYIHGIFENREFVREFINIVRKSKGLSPVDEIIDYKEFKEREYDRLADIVRKSIDMKEVYEIMERYRD, from the coding sequence ATGGCACTTAAATTGATGATACAAGGGACTGCATCTTCTGTGGGCAAAAGCTTGTTGGTTGCCGCTTTTTGCAGGATTTTCAAGCAGGATGGTTACAGAGTAGCCCCTTTTAAGTCCCAAAACATGGCTTTAAATTCCTATATAACCGATGAAGGTTTGGAAATGGGAAGAGCGCAAGTTATGCAGGCGGAAGCGGCAGGAGTTAAGCCTTCTTATCACATGAATCCAATCCTTTTAAAGCCCAGCTCTGATAGAATGAGTCAGGTGATTTTAAGAGGCAAAGTTTATAAAAACATGTCTGCAACTGAATACCACAAGTTTAAGCCTGAACTTTTAAAGTTTATTAAAGAGGACTTTGATATTCTTGCAAAACAAAGTGACATTATTGTCATAGAAGGTGCTGGAAGTCCTGCGGAAATAAATTTAAGGGATAGAGATATTGTAAACATGGGTATGGCAGAGATGACAAATGCGCCAGTACTTCTTGTAGGAGATATTGATAAAGGCGGTGTATTTGCCTCAATTGCTGGCACTTTACTTCTTTTAAATGAAGATGAGAGAAGGCGCATTGAAGGTGTAATTATAAACAAGTTTAGAGGAGACATAGAAATATTAAAACCGGGTTTAAGGATGTTAGAAGACATTGTACACAAAAAAGTTTTAGGTGTTGTTCCTTATGTTGATGTGCACGTTGATGAAGAGGATGGTGCGACAGACAGATTCTATCGCACAAATGCTAAAGGAGATGTAGAGATTGCGGTTATAAATCTTCCTCACATATCAAATTTTACAGATTTTGAACCTCTTGCTAAAATTCCTGGAGTTAAGCTGCGGTATGTAAATAAAGGGGAAAGGATAAATGATTGTGATGTAGTTATAATTCCAGGGACAAAAAACACAATTGGAGATTTGCAAGTACTAAAACAATATAAGCTTGACGAGGAAATTTTTGAATTGCGAAAAAAGGGGAAATTTATAGTTGGCATTTGTGGGGGCTATCAGATGTTGGGTAAAAGCATTAAAGACCCTAATCAAATTGAAAGTTCTCTTAAAGAAATTGAAGGGCTCGGACTTCTTAACATTGATACAGTAATTGAAACTGAAAAGACGACGACTCAGGTGAAAGCAGTTGTTTTAGATAATTTGCCTCAAGTATTGTTATCTCTTAGAAATATTATTGTAGAAGGATATGAAATACACATGGGCAAAAGTCGCATTTTTGAGGATTCTAAACCTTTTTCAGTGATAACTTATAGAAATGGAGAAAAAATTGAAGTCTATGACGGTTGTGTAAGCGATGATGGAAAAGTGTTTGGGACTTATATACACGGGATTTTTGAAAACAGAGAGTTTGTCAGAGAATTTATAAATATTGTGAGAAAATCAAAAGGACTTTCTCCTGTAGATGAAATTATTGATTACAAAGAGTTTAAAGAAAGAGAATATGATAGGCTTGCTGATATTGTAAGAAAAAGTATCGACATGAAAGAAGTCTATGAAATTATGGAAAGGTATAGGGATTGA
- a CDS encoding adenosylcobinamide amidohydrolase: MVMIYETSMKDPVYRYQNAIVISFNGKRNVLSTSPLNGGYREDIKAVFNQGESANSCTACKEKTPAPKESGCKMRAPTYEEHLAIIAKELGLDASYTTGLSTAAFAENAAIVEEKHKSLTVTAIVTGGVEVNGGRVGDPASFDEMDKKVPVREGTINIILLIDANLPPGTLTRALVTCTEAKTAALQELMAQSNYSSGLATGSGTDGTIVVSNMESDIHLTWAGKHSKLGELIGRVVIKAVKEALYKQTGLSPQMQHSLLRRIKRYKVTEETMWNRYRVLFGDDGYKKFDFMHNLHLLDRQEDLVTLTSLYVHLLDQLQWGLLNKREVKKASEFILKEIAEDVVLEKADPSKSDEDFIKDLLELYEETLISRIRRESGV, translated from the coding sequence ATGGTGATGATATATGAAACCTCTATGAAAGACCCTGTTTACAGGTATCAAAACGCAATTGTCATTTCTTTTAACGGAAAAAGGAATGTATTATCTACTTCACCATTAAATGGAGGGTATAGAGAAGATATAAAGGCAGTGTTTAATCAAGGTGAGAGTGCAAATTCATGCACTGCCTGTAAGGAAAAGACGCCTGCTCCCAAGGAAAGCGGCTGTAAGATGAGAGCACCCACTTATGAAGAGCACTTGGCAATTATCGCAAAAGAGCTAGGATTGGATGCTAGTTACACAACAGGACTCAGCACAGCAGCTTTTGCGGAGAATGCGGCTATTGTGGAAGAAAAGCATAAAAGCCTTACAGTTACTGCAATAGTGACAGGAGGAGTTGAGGTAAATGGGGGAAGGGTGGGAGACCCTGCCTCTTTTGATGAAATGGACAAAAAGGTACCTGTACGCGAGGGTACAATTAATATAATTTTATTAATAGATGCCAATTTGCCACCTGGGACTCTTACAAGAGCTTTAGTCACTTGTACAGAAGCTAAGACAGCGGCTCTTCAGGAACTTATGGCACAGAGCAATTATTCCAGTGGACTGGCTACAGGTTCTGGCACTGATGGGACAATTGTCGTGTCGAATATGGAGTCTGATATTCACTTGACCTGGGCGGGTAAGCATTCTAAGTTGGGTGAGTTGATAGGAAGGGTAGTGATAAAAGCTGTCAAGGAAGCTCTTTACAAGCAAACAGGATTAAGTCCTCAAATGCAACACAGCCTTTTGAGAAGGATTAAGAGGTATAAAGTTACAGAAGAGACTATGTGGAATAGGTATAGAGTATTATTTGGAGATGACGGTTACAAAAAATTTGATTTTATGCATAATCTGCATTTATTGGATAGGCAAGAGGATTTGGTTACTTTGACTTCTTTGTACGTTCATTTGCTGGACCAGCTTCAATGGGGTTTGCTTAACAAAAGAGAGGTGAAAAAGGCTTCTGAATTTATCTTAAAGGAAATAGCTGAGGATGTGGTATTGGAAAAAGCTGACCCTTCGAAATCCGATGAAGATTTTATAAAAGATTTGCTGGAACTTTATGAAGAAACGTTAATCTCTCGCATAAGGAGGGAGTCGGGTGTTTAA
- the cbiB gene encoding adenosylcobinamide-phosphate synthase CbiB: protein MEVVLAYILDLLIGDPEGYPHPVRIIGRMISSVESILRKYAKSGKVLKIAGFILCGFTVSVAFVTTYALLYIAGLISLYLKYALNVLIIYTCLATKDLGKAAGKVYEELSKDDIVEARKKLSLIVSRDTERLDIEGISRGAIETVAENISDGIIAPMFYAFIGGAPLAIFYKAASTLDSMVGYKNEKYIDLGFASAKLDDILNFIPARITGFLIAVSAFLMGYDCKNSWRIFLRDRLKHQSPNSAHGEAAVAGALNIQLGGLNYYFGKPEIKPTIGDRKEKITPQHIKDSIKIMYMTSFLGLIVFYIGRELI, encoded by the coding sequence ATGGAAGTGGTATTAGCCTACATTTTGGATTTGTTAATAGGAGACCCTGAAGGGTATCCTCATCCTGTAAGAATTATAGGCAGAATGATATCGAGTGTGGAAAGTATACTCAGAAAGTATGCTAAAAGCGGTAAAGTTTTAAAAATAGCAGGTTTTATACTGTGTGGATTTACAGTAAGTGTAGCATTTGTGACAACATACGCGCTTCTTTATATTGCAGGGTTGATTAGCCTGTATTTGAAGTATGCGTTAAATGTTTTAATCATATATACCTGCCTTGCGACAAAAGACCTTGGTAAAGCTGCGGGAAAGGTGTATGAGGAGTTGTCAAAAGACGATATAGTTGAAGCGAGGAAAAAATTATCTCTTATAGTTAGTAGGGATACAGAGAGGCTTGATATAGAGGGCATATCCAGAGGGGCAATAGAAACAGTTGCAGAGAATATATCAGACGGCATAATAGCGCCTATGTTTTACGCATTTATAGGGGGTGCGCCGTTGGCTATTTTTTATAAAGCGGCAAGCACTCTTGATTCCATGGTAGGTTATAAAAATGAAAAATACATTGATTTAGGATTTGCCTCTGCAAAACTTGACGACATATTAAATTTCATCCCTGCACGCATAACAGGCTTTCTCATTGCTGTGTCAGCTTTTCTCATGGGTTATGACTGTAAAAACAGTTGGAGGATTTTTTTAAGAGACAGATTAAAACATCAAAGCCCAAACAGCGCCCACGGGGAAGCGGCAGTTGCCGGGGCTTTAAATATACAACTGGGAGGTCTCAACTATTACTTTGGAAAGCCTGAAATTAAACCAACTATTGGGGATAGAAAAGAAAAAATTACTCCACAGCACATAAAAGACAGCATCAAAATAATGTACATGACTTCATTTTTGGGGCTTATAGTATTTTATATAGGGAGGGAATTGATATGA
- a CDS encoding cob(I)yrinic acid a,c-diamide adenosyltransferase gives MKKGYVQVYTGDGKGKTTAALGLAFRAVGRGMKVIMFQFLKGMATGELKTAELLKPNFEIRRFAEAKKFTWDLTKEEFEELKQKVKSEYNQLLDILKSGDYDIVIVDEAMAAIHRGLLTVEEVVRLIDEKPETVELVLTGRSAPQEIIEKADLVTEMKEIKHYFKKGVPVRVGIEI, from the coding sequence ATGAAAAAAGGGTATGTGCAAGTATATACGGGAGACGGAAAAGGTAAAACAACAGCAGCTTTGGGGCTGGCTTTTAGAGCAGTAGGAAGAGGCATGAAGGTGATAATGTTTCAGTTTTTAAAGGGTATGGCTACAGGTGAACTCAAAACAGCAGAGTTACTTAAGCCAAATTTTGAAATACGTCGCTTTGCTGAAGCAAAGAAGTTTACGTGGGATCTTACAAAAGAAGAATTTGAGGAGCTAAAACAAAAGGTAAAAAGTGAATACAATCAACTTCTCGATATACTAAAAAGCGGAGATTATGATATTGTCATTGTGGATGAGGCTATGGCAGCCATACATAGAGGTCTTCTTACAGTAGAAGAGGTAGTAAGGCTTATTGACGAAAAGCCTGAAACTGTTGAATTGGTTTTAACAGGTAGAAGTGCACCGCAGGAGATTATTGAAAAAGCTGATTTGGTTACAGAAATGAAAGAAATTAAGCATTACTTTAAAAAAGGTGTACCAGTGAGAGTTGGAATTGAAATTTAA
- the thiW gene encoding energy coupling factor transporter S component ThiW, protein MNKIHRMVFMALIIAIGTLTSQYVWFSVGVAKVTPVQHAINVISAVFLGPWGALEVAFIIGLLRNILGVGSLLAFPGGMVGAFIAGYLYRFTRKLYFAPVGEVIGTGIIGALLSYPIAKYILGSSGTAFMFFIPFSLSSAIGSVIGYVVLLALVKYKKLDYCN, encoded by the coding sequence ATGAATAAAATACATCGTATGGTTTTTATGGCACTTATTATTGCTATAGGCACCTTGACTTCTCAATATGTATGGTTTAGTGTAGGTGTTGCCAAAGTTACACCCGTTCAACATGCTATTAATGTTATTTCAGCAGTTTTTTTGGGCCCTTGGGGAGCGTTAGAAGTAGCTTTTATTATAGGGCTTTTGAGGAATATCCTTGGTGTTGGGTCGCTTCTGGCATTTCCTGGAGGCATGGTTGGAGCTTTCATTGCTGGATATCTTTATAGATTTACACGTAAACTTTATTTTGCGCCTGTAGGAGAAGTTATAGGCACAGGTATTATAGGGGCTTTACTTTCTTATCCTATAGCTAAATATATACTGGGAAGTTCAGGCACGGCTTTTATGTTTTTCATTCCATTTTCACTTTCTAGTGCAATAGGTTCGGTGATAGGGTATGTAGTGTTATTGGCTTTAGTAAAATATAAGAAATTGGATTATTGTAACTAA
- a CDS encoding ABC transporter ATP-binding protein, with protein sequence MAILQVDKLHFSYGEREVLRGIDFTINKSIVIGIIGANGSGKTTLLKNISGYLTPTYGNVFVLGKNIKDFTIKEKAKYIGYVPQDIVYDFEFSCYDVVMMGRIPYLKRFQSEKKEDRDIVRECMEITNTWQFKDKSIKELSGGERQRVYIARALAQKARILLMDEPVSHLDIKYQVEILSLVKDLSLKGILVIVVLHDINLASQFCDEIFIMKEGKIIASGSPRNVLTLNNIKSAFSIEVEVFENPITHIPYVIPSLNGKEQLKVV encoded by the coding sequence ATGGCTATTTTACAGGTAGATAAATTACATTTTTCTTATGGGGAAAGGGAAGTTTTAAGAGGGATAGATTTCACCATAAATAAAAGCATAGTGATAGGGATAATTGGTGCAAATGGAAGTGGCAAGACTACACTTTTAAAGAATATATCAGGGTATTTGACGCCAACCTATGGTAATGTCTTTGTGTTAGGGAAAAATATAAAAGACTTTACTATAAAAGAAAAGGCAAAATATATAGGTTATGTGCCTCAAGATATAGTTTACGACTTTGAATTTAGCTGTTATGACGTAGTAATGATGGGAAGAATTCCTTATCTTAAAAGGTTTCAGTCGGAGAAAAAAGAGGACAGAGATATTGTAAGAGAGTGCATGGAAATTACAAATACATGGCAGTTTAAAGACAAAAGCATAAAAGAGTTAAGCGGCGGTGAGAGGCAAAGAGTGTATATAGCGAGGGCATTAGCACAAAAAGCTCGAATTTTACTCATGGATGAGCCAGTTTCTCACCTTGATATAAAATACCAAGTTGAAATACTATCTCTTGTAAAAGATTTATCTTTAAAAGGAATACTTGTAATTGTTGTGCTTCACGATATTAACCTTGCTTCACAGTTTTGTGATGAGATTTTCATTATGAAAGAAGGCAAAATAATAGCATCTGGATCTCCCAGAAATGTTTTAACATTGAACAACATAAAGTCTGCCTTTTCAATAGAGGTGGAAGTATTTGAAAATCCCATCACCCATATTCCTTACGTCATTCCCTCATTAAATGGAAAGGAGCAACTCAAAGTTGTGTAA
- a CDS encoding ATP-binding cassette domain-containing protein gives MCLLGPNGSGKSTILKTLSGLLSPISGAVYIKGEEITSIKPQNIAKKLSVVLTEPLTAELMTAFDIAALKDCMT, from the coding sequence ATCTGTCTTTTAGGACCTAATGGTTCTGGAAAATCTACTATATTAAAGACTCTTTCGGGGCTTTTATCCCCCATATCGGGAGCTGTTTATATAAAGGGGGAAGAAATTACAAGTATTAAGCCGCAAAATATAGCAAAAAAGCTTTCTGTTGTTCTTACGGAACCTTTAACTGCTGAACTTATGACAGCATTTGATATTGCCGCTTTAAAAGATTGTATGACATAA
- the thiM gene encoding hydroxyethylthiazole kinase — MKKELLKILREKKPLVHHITNIVTVNDCANITLAIGALPVMAHALEEVEEMVSAADALVLNIGTLTNEQVEAMIKAGKAANRFKVPVILDPVGAGATRLRTQSSKKILEEVKISVIKGNSAEISILAGKGGKIRGVESQSGTDDIAEAAKDLANTYSAVVAVSGATDIITDGKRIAYVKNGHPMMGTITGTGCMLTSVVASFCGVCEDYFEATVEAFVAFGIAGEKAAQSSSVKGPGSFKVTFFDEIYNLTPEIIEKDKKVEV; from the coding sequence ATGAAAAAAGAATTGTTGAAAATTTTAAGAGAGAAAAAACCTTTAGTTCACCATATTACAAATATAGTTACTGTCAATGATTGTGCTAATATAACACTGGCTATAGGAGCACTGCCAGTCATGGCCCATGCCTTGGAAGAAGTAGAAGAAATGGTAAGTGCAGCAGATGCTTTAGTTTTAAATATAGGCACTCTTACAAATGAACAAGTAGAAGCGATGATAAAGGCAGGAAAGGCTGCAAATAGATTTAAAGTACCAGTTATATTGGACCCTGTTGGAGCGGGAGCTACAAGGCTTAGGACACAAAGCTCAAAAAAGATATTAGAAGAGGTAAAAATTTCTGTGATAAAAGGGAATAGTGCTGAGATTTCAATACTTGCAGGCAAAGGTGGGAAGATACGGGGTGTAGAATCTCAAAGCGGAACAGATGATATTGCTGAGGCTGCTAAAGATTTAGCAAATACTTATAGCGCTGTAGTAGCAGTATCAGGCGCTACAGATATAATCACTGATGGAAAAAGAATTGCCTATGTAAAAAATGGACATCCTATGATGGGCACTATCACCGGTACGGGCTGTATGCTTACCTCTGTAGTAGCGAGTTTCTGCGGAGTATGTGAAGATTATTTTGAAGCTACAGTAGAAGCTTTTGTAGCTTTTGGAATAGCCGGTGAAAAAGCAGCTCAAAGCAGCAGTGTCAAAGGTCCTGGTAGTTTTAAAGTGACATTTTTTGATGAGATATATAATCTCACGCCGGAGATAATAGAAAAAGATAAGAAGGTGGAAGTATGA
- the thiE gene encoding thiamine phosphate synthase, translating into MDLTLYAITDRSYIKNMDNAEAVELAIKGGATVIQLREKDISSREFYEIALKVKEVTKRNRIPIIINDRVDIALAVDADGVHVGQEDLPADIVRKIIGPHKIVGVSARTVEEALKAQRDGADYLGVGAVFKTPTKPEAEAIGIEGLKKIKESVNIPVVAIGGITKDNVYEVMLKSGVDGIASVSAVFYGDIESNTRKLLEVITKAINDRRNLK; encoded by the coding sequence ATGGACTTAACCCTTTATGCTATAACGGATAGGTCTTACATAAAGAATATGGATAATGCTGAAGCAGTAGAACTAGCGATAAAAGGCGGTGCAACAGTAATTCAACTGAGAGAAAAAGATATATCAAGTAGGGAATTTTATGAAATTGCTCTCAAAGTTAAAGAAGTGACAAAAAGAAATAGAATCCCTATCATTATTAACGACAGAGTGGATATAGCTTTGGCAGTAGATGCAGATGGAGTTCACGTTGGACAGGAGGATTTGCCGGCAGATATTGTAAGAAAAATAATAGGTCCTCATAAAATAGTAGGGGTATCAGCGAGGACAGTGGAAGAAGCTTTAAAGGCACAAAGGGATGGAGCGGATTATTTAGGGGTAGGTGCGGTGTTTAAGACTCCAACAAAGCCGGAAGCGGAAGCCATTGGAATAGAAGGGTTAAAAAAAATAAAAGAGTCAGTCAATATTCCCGTAGTTGCAATAGGTGGTATAACAAAAGATAATGTCTATGAAGTCATGTTAAAGTCGGGAGTAGACGGTATAGCTTCAGTTTCAGCTGTCTTTTATGGGGATATCGAAAGCAATACCAGAAAACTTTTAGAAGTTATAACAAAAGCGATAAATGACAGGAGGAATTTGAAATGA